CGCGCAGAATGGCGGCGGCGGAGTCGTATTCGCGGGCGTCGTCGGGAAGGCCGAGATGCAGGTTCGCATCGACGGTATCGAGCCCCTGCTCTTGCAGCGCGTACGCGCGAATCTTGTTCGCGAGCCCGATGCCGCGCCCTTCATGTCCGCGCAGATACAGGAGGATGCCGCGGTCTTCGGCGGCGATGTAGCGCAGCGCCAGATCGAGCTGCTCGCCGCAGTCGCAACGATAGGAACCGAAGACGTCGCCGGTCACGCATTCGGAGTGCAGACGCGTCAGCACCGATTCGCCGTTGCTGACGTCGCCCATCACGAAGGCAATGTGTTCGACCGCCGTATGCTTCACGCGATACACGTAGGACCCGAAGGTGCCGTAGCGGGTCGGAATGGTGGCGGTCGCCACGAGTTCGACGTCGGCGCACTCGTCGCATTCGCCGAAGCGGTGTTGCGGGGGCTGCACGTCCTGCGAGGGAGAAGCGGTTTTCATAGTCAATCAGCGAGTCCACGACGGCGGATGGCGCGGCAATCGATCACGCCCGATCGCGCCAGCCCGGCCCGCCATGTTAAAGCCCATCGGGAAAGTTTGCAGATTGTCGCACGGCGCACGCCGCTTCCTGCGCTTTCCCGTATAGGTGTTCCGCTTAATTCAAGCTTCGTGCGCGTCTCAGGCCGGTTGCTCGAAGTTGCCCGGGCTGCGGTCGGTCGCGCGCCATTCGGGTTTGCGCGCCGGATCGGCCTTCTGCAGCGCCGCGCGCACGCCGGCGGCGTCGAGATCGGCGGTGTAGACGGGCGTCGCCGGTTGCTGACGCCAGGAATCGTCGATAGCGCCTGCATCGACGGGATCGAAGCCGATTTCATCGACGAGCTTCATCACGACCGCTTTCGCCTTCGCATCGTCGCCCGCGACCGGCAGCGCGATACGTCCCGGCGTGCCCGCAGGCTTGCCGAAATTGCGCAAATGCTCGGCGTAGATGTTGTTGAACGCCTTGATCACCGGCCGGCCGATCTGCTGCTCGACCCAGCGGCTTTCGGTCGCGCCCGCCTCGATGCCGTCGATGCGCCCGTCGCGCTGCCGCGGATAGTAGTTGCCGGTGTCGATGACCACCACACTGGCCGGCACGTCCGCGAACAGGTCTTTCGCCAGATTGGGCACCTTGGCCTCCGGAATCGTCACGACGACGACATCCGCGCCTTCCACCGCCTCCGCCGCTTCCACGGCCGTAGCGCCGGTCGATTGTGCGACCTCGGCCAGCGACGCCGGCCCACGCGAATTGGCGATGCGCACTTCATGGCCGTTTTCGCCAAACCGCAAGGCCAGCACCGACCCAATATTGCCGGCTCCGATTATTCCGATTTTCATATTGCCTCCTTGAAATGCCACTGAAAACATTCAAATGTTTAAATGAACCCGGAGAACACGGCGCGCAAGCGCGATGCCTATCCGGAAAATGGCCGCAAAATCGGGCGCGAACGCGAAAAATATCGAGCCAATAGTCTCGGCCTATCTTAACAATAAAATCAATCCACTTCGCGTCTACGATAGTTTTCCTGTATAGTTCACTTACTTCTTCAACACCACTCCAAAGAGGAATCTGGTAATGCCCATCATCAACAGTCAAGTCCAGCCGTTCAAAGCAACCGCCTACCACAATGGCGAGTTCCAGACCGTCACCGATGAGAGCCTGAAGGGCAAGTGGTCGGTGTTCGTGTTCTATCCGGCCGACTTCACGTTCGTGTGCCCGACCGAATTGGGCGACCTGGCTGACCGCTACGAAGAATTCAAGAAGCTTGGCGTGGAAATCTACTCGGTGTCGACCGACACGCACTTCACGCACAAGGCATGGCACGACACGTCGGACACCATCAGCAAGATCAAGTACCCGATGATCGCCGATCCGACGCTGGCTATCTCGCGCGCGTTCGACGTGCTGATCGAGGAAGAAGGCCTGGCGCTGCGCGGCACGTTCGTGATCAATCCGGAAGGCCAGATCAAGCTGTGCGAAATCCACGACAACGGCATCGGCCGTGACGCGGGCGAACTGCTCCGCAAGGTTCAGGCAGCGCAATACATCGCCAAGAACCCGGGTCAAGTGTGCCCCGCCAAGTGGACGCCGGGCGCTGAAACGCTGACCCCGTCGCTCGACCTGATCGGCAAGATCTAAGACTCGGTTCTCACGAGTCGTCTGGAGCCCGCCGCGCGTCTGCGGCCGGCTCACCCCCTGAAAACGCGTTCGTCCGGCGCTGCGAATTTCGCAGCGTCGCGGCGAAGCGCGTTTGCAATACCCAAGTCACGGAACGGACATCGCCATGCTCGACGCCAACCTCAAGAATCAGTTAAAAGCCTATCTGGAAAAGGTCACCCGGCCGATCGAACTCGTCGCCTTCCTCGACGACGGCGACAAGTCGCGCGAGCTGAAAAGCCTGCTCGACGAAATCGCCTCGCTGTCCACGCGGATCAGCGTCGTCGAGAAAGAGGACGCTGCCGCGCGCCGTCCGTCGTTCACCATCGGCGAGCCGGGCAAGCCCGCGGGCATCCATTTCGCCGGCATTCCGATGGGCCACGAATTCACGTCGCTCGTGCTGGCGCTGCTGCAGACCGGCGGCCATCCGATCAAGCTCGACGACGCCACCATCGAACAAATCCGTAATCTCGACGGCGACTACGCCTTCGAGACGTATTTCTCGCTGTCGTGCCAGAACTGCCCGGAAGTCGTGCAGGCGCTCAACGTGATGGCGATCATCAATCCGCGCATCAAACACGTTGCGATCGACGGCGCGCTGTTTCAGGCGGAAGTCGAAGCGCGCGAAGTGATGGCCGTGCCGACGATGTTCCTCAACGGCGCAGCATTCGGCTCGGGCCGCAGCGGCGTGAAAGAAATTCTGGCGAAGCTCGATTCGGGTTCGGCCGAGCGCGCCGCGAAGGAACTGGAAAACAAGCCGGTGTTCGACGTGCTGATCGTCGGCGGCGGACCGGCGGGCGCGGCAGCGGCGATCTACGCGGCGCGCAAGGGCATTGCGACCGGCGTCGTCGCGGAACGCTTCGGCGGCCAGGTGCTCGACACGATGGCGATCGAAAACTTCGTCTCCGTGCAGGAAACCGAAGGACCGAAGTTCGCGACCGCGCTGGAGCAGCACGTCAAGAGCTATGAAGTCGACGTAATGGACGTGCAGCGCGCCGACAAGCTCGTGCCGGGACGCGTAAACGAGATTCATCTCGCGAACGGCGCGGTGCTGAAGGCGAAGACCGTGATTCTCTCGACCGGCGCGCGCTGGCGCGAAATCAACGTGCCGGGCGAGCGTGAGTATCGCGGCCGCGGCGTTGCGTATTGCCCGCACTGCGACGGCCCGCTGTTCAAGGGCAAGCGCGTCGCGGTCATCGGCGGCGGCAATTCGGGCGTGGAAGCCGCCATCGATCTCGCCGGCATCGTCTCGGCGGTCACGCTGATCGAATTCGGCACCGAGTTGCGCGCCGACGCAGTGCTGCAGAAGAAGCTGAAGAGCATGCCGAACGTGACGATCGTCACGAACGCGCAGACCACCGAAATTTCCGGCGACGGCAAGAAGGTCGACGGCCTCACCTACACGGACCGCGCGACGGGCGCGAGCCATCGCGTGGCACTGGAAGGCGTGTTCGTGCAGATCGGCCTCGTGCCGAACACCGAATGGCTCAAGGGCACGGTGGAGTTGTCGAAGCACGGCGAGATCGTCGTCGATGCGAAGGGCGCGACCTCGTTGCCCGGCGTATTCGCCGCGGGCGACGTGACGACCGTGCCGTACAAGCAGATCGTGATCGCGGTCGGCGAAGGCGCGAAGGCGTCGCTCTCCGCGTTCGACCACCTGATCCGTGCGTCGGTGGAAGATGAAGCAGTGGTCGAAGAAGAAGTGACGGCGTGAGCGACTAGCGCGGCGTCATGGTGACCGGAGGCGAACGGGGCGACCCGTTCGCCTTTTTCGTTTTCAGCGCGGCGGGGCGCTGTCTTTCGGCACGAGCACCATCGGAAAAGTGATCTCGAACACGCTGCCGCGCCCTTTCGCCGACTCGAAGCGCAGGTCGCCTTCGAGCGCGCGCGACAGTTCCTTGACGATCGCGAGCCCGAGTCCCGCGCCGGGGATATCGTCGTCGGCCGCGCGTTCGAATTCCTCGAACACGCGCTCCTGATCCGCCACGCCGATACCAGTGCCCGTGTCGGCCACGAGCAGCTTCCAGCGCTCGCCTTCAACGGCTGTGATCGACAACAGAATTTCTCCCGACGACGTGTACTTGATCGCGTTCGACAGCAGATTCAGCGCGACCTGCTTCACCTTCAGCCGGTTCGACGCCACGGAGCCGAGCGACGGATCGAGCTGGCCGACGAGTTTCAGCCCTTTTGCCTCGGTGGCCAGCCGGCACGACTGCATGAGTTCGTCGAAGAGGCCGACGAGATCGAACGCCTCGACGGTGAGCACCGAATCGTCGCCGAGCACTTTCGAGTATTCGACGATTTCGTCGACGAGCGTGGCCATGTCGGCGACCTGCCGGTTGGCCAGGCCGAGCGCCGTGTCGCGCTTGGCGGGCGAACGCGAGGCGAGCTGCAGCGCCGTCGAGAACACGTTCAGGAAGTTACGCAGGTCGTGCGCGACGCGCCGCGTGATCTGCATGCGCGTTTCGTACAGATCGCTGATGAGTTTTTGCCTCAGCGTGAGCTCGTAATTCGCGCGCTCGAGCATGCCGGTGTATTCGTCGATCTTGCGGTCGCGCTCGCCGACCGCCTCGCGGATCGACGCAAGCGTGACGAAGCTCACCACTTCATCCGTCATGAGCCGCGCGTGTTCTTCGTCCGCGCGCGTGAAATCGGGGTGTGCGCCTGCGTAGTCGCCGATGGCCATAAGCAGCACCTGACGAAACAGGTCGAGTTCGCGCACCAGTTCGTCAATGCGATAACCCTGCTTCCAGCGCCACTGCCCGTGCTGCCGCGCATTGCGTTCGATCGCGCCTTCCTGATCGCGCATATTGTGCGATTCCAGCACGACGCAGATTTCCTCGAAAATGCCCGGCAGATGGTCCGCAAGCTGACGGTAAGTGAGCTGATCCGAATGCTCGACTTCCTGGTCGCCGAACACGAGTTTCATCCATTGCTCGGTCAGTGCCTGCTGCTGCTCGCGCAGCGCGGCCGCAAGACCGTTCGAGCCGCCGACTGACGTGTCGCTCATCTGCGAATCCCCGCTTCAGGCGCCGGACGGCGCGCATGGTGAACATGATATGCAGTCGAAAGCATTTCCTCGTGACGTTTCGGAGCCGCCCACGAATGCTCCGCCAGTATAGGCCGATGCTCGCGCGTAAAACTAAAACCCGAGTTTTCTCTTGGGCTTTCAGATACTTAGCCGGACGCGCCGCGCGCTTGATTCAGTATTCGCTTCAGATGTCGCCGTGTGCGCTCAGCGCCCGCGCGGTTGCGCGGCGCGCTCGCTCGCGGCTTGCCCGAGCAGCATGTCGTAGAGCGCCTGAGCCGCGGGCGAAAGCGATGCCGTCCTGCGCGTCACGAGCACGAGTGCACGCGTGATTGCAGGCTCGATCAACTCGATTGCGCGCACCGACGGATACGCGTCCTTCTGGATCGCAAGCCCCGGCACGACCGCCGCGCCGACGCCCTGCGCGACAAGCCCGAGCGCCGTCGAACTGCGCTGCACCTCATAGAACGAATGCAGCTCGATGCCGCTGCCTTCCAGCGCGGCGTCGATCAGCGAGCGGTTGCCGCTCACGTCGCCCGCCAGGATCAGCGGGTAGTCCGACAGCGCGCGCCACGCAATGCGCCTGCGTCGCGCGAGCGGATGATCGCGATGGCAGACGAGCACGTAGCTATCCTCGACGAGTGGCGCCGTCTGCAATTCCGGATGATGCTCGCCCGCGATCTTGATGCCGAACTCCACTTCCCGATGCAGCACCGCGTGCGCGACCGCCGACGACGCGTGATCGAGAATGCGGATGCGGTTGTGCGGATAGCGCGCGGAATACGCTTGCAGGACGCGCGGCAGATATTGCACGCCGACCGTCGGCACACAGGCGATCGACACGTCGCCGCGTTGCGCCATGCCGGTCTCGCGAATCTCGACCAGCGCCGCCGACAATTCGGCGAGCAGACGCCGCGCCTGCGGCAGAAAAGTGCGGCCCGTCTCGGTGAGATTCATGGAGCGCGTGGTGCGCTCGATGAGCGGCACGCCGAGAAAGTCTTCGAGCTTCTGGAGGCGCTGAGTGATCGCCGTCTGCGTGATGTGCAGGCGCTCGGCCGCGCCCTTGAAGCTTCCCTGATCGGCGATGGCGACGAAGGCCTGCACGCCCAGCGTGTCGATTTTCATCAATAAAATCTAATAATTGGCAGCATAAATTCATTTTACGCCGTTGGCGCGGCGGCTCAGAATCGCCGCTGTCCCAATCACGAAGACTCACGAAACATCGAAGGAAGCCCGACATGACGACACAATCGGCCGACTGGCAAGCACGGCAATACACACTGTTCGAAGAAGAGCGCACGCGCCCGGTCCGTGATCTGCTGAACGCGGCGCAGGCCGCGACCGCGCGCACGGCGATCGATCTCGGATGCGGTCCCGGCAACTCGACCGAAACGCTTCTCGACTACGCGCCGGATGCGCGCGTAACGGGCGTCGACAATTCGCGCGACATGATCGACGCCGCGAAGAAACGCCTGCCGCACGTCGATTTCGCGCTCGCCGACATTTCCGCGTGGAACGCGCCCGGCCCCTATGACCTGATTCTCGCGAACGCGGCGCTGCAGTGGGTGCCCGATCACGAGACGCTGTTTCCGGCGCTCGTCGCGAAGCTCGCGCCGGGCGGCCGCCTCGCCGTGCAAATGCCCGACAACCTCGACGAGCCCGCGCACCGCCTGATGCGCGAGGCCGCCGCCGACGGTCCGTGGCGCGACAAGCTGAAGGGCGTCGAGCGCACCGCGCGCTATCGTGCGGAGTGGTACTACGAGCAGCTCAAGCCGCAGTGCGCGCGCGTCGACGTATGGCGCACGACGTACCATCATCCGCTGGACGGCGGCGTCGATGCGATCATCGAATGGTTCAAGGGCAGCGCCCTGCGGCCCTTCCTCGCGAAACTCGACGAGAGCGAGGCGAGCGCCTTTCTCGACCGCTACCGCGCCGGGCTTACGACGGCGTACACCGTGCTCGCCGACGGTACGGTGCTGCTGCCCTTCCCGCGCCTGTTCATCGTCGCGACGCGCTAAAGCTCAATGCGGGCGGCTCTGTTCGCGCAGCATCTGCGCGAACTGGCGCGCCGCCGGCGAAAGCTCGCCGCCCTTGCGCGTGACGATGCCGAAGGTCTGCGACTTCGACTTCATGCGCACCGGCAGGATGCGCAGCATGCCGTGACGCTCGAACACCTTCGCGACGCTCGCCGGCAGAATCGACACGAGTTCCGCGCTTTGCTGCAAGAGCGTCACCGTCATGAGCGGCGATGCCGTGGAAATCGGGTTGGAGGGCATCGGCAGGCCGGCCAGATCGAGTTCGCGTTCGAGCAGCGCGCTCATCGGCAGATAGCTCGGATACGTGACCCAGCGGTAATGGGCGAGATCCGCGAAACCGACTTCGCGCGCGCCCGTGCGCTCGTGATCGTGTCCGACGACGATGCACAGCGGCTCGTCCGTCAACGGCTGATAGTGATATTTCGACGGCTGATCCGACACGCTCGACCGGCCGACGACGAGATCGACGCGGCCGTCGTCGAGCATCGGCAGCATGCGCGCGCTCGTGTCCTCGACAATTTCGATGGCGAGATCCGGGTGCCGCGCGTGCATCTCGTTGATCATCGGCGCGACGATGTCCGGCACCGCGCCCATGATCGTGCCCACCGTGAGCCGCCCGCCCGTGCCCGCGCGAATCTGCGCAACCTCCTGACATAACGCGCTCAGATCGGCCGCGAGCACGCGCGCGTAGCGCACCACGCAGCGGCCGAACGGATTCGGGATCAGCCCGGTTTTCGCGCGCTCGAACAGCGGCGCCTCCAGCATCGATTCCAGTTCGGCGAGCGCCTTGCTCGCGGCGGATTGCGTCATCGCCATTGCGCTGGAAGCCTTGTGTAACGATTTGTGATCGTCGAGCGCGATCAGCAGTTGCAACTGCTTCATGCGCAGCCGCGACATCAGGACATCGAGCGTATTCTTCATGCGGCAAAACCCGGGGTGATTCCAAAAAGCGATCAAGCGATGGAAAGGATTCACTATACAGTGGCACTCGCTACACCGTATAGTCGGGCGCAAGGCGAAGTCATCGTACAACTGACCGCCACGAATCATTTCCAGTAAGGACGAGACACCATGCAACTCACAGGCAATCTGCTCATCGGTCAGGAATCGGTCTTCGGTTCGAACGGCGCAATCAAGGCCGTCAACGCATCGACCGGCGCGGCCATCGAACCGGCGTTCGGCGGCGCGACGCTCGCCGATCTCGACCGCGCGTGCGCACTCGCGTGGGCCGCCTTCGACGTCTATCGCGAAACGGCGCCTGAAGCGCGCGCGAAGTTCCTCGAAGCCATCGCGCAAAATATCCTCGATATCGGCGACGACCTGATCGAGCGTTGCATGATCGAAAGCGGCCTGCCCCGCCCGCGACTCGAAGGCGAGCGCGGCCGCACGGTCGGCCAGCTGCGCATGTTCGCGGACGTGGTCCGCAACGGCGACTTCCTCGGCGTGCGCATCGATCCGGCGCAGCCCGAGCGCAAGCCGCTGCCGCGCGTCGATCTGCGTCTGCGCCATGTCGGCGTCGGTCCGGTCGCCGTGTTCGGCGCGAGCAACTTCCCGCTGGCGTTCTCGGTGGCGGGCGGCGACACGGCGTCCGCGCTCGCAGCGGGCTGCCCGGTGATCGTCAAGGCGCACTCGGCGCATCCGGGCACGGCGGAACTCGTCGGCCGCGCGGTGCAGAAGGCGGTGAAGGATTGCGGCATGCCCGAAGGCACGTTCTCGCTGCTGTTTGACAGCGGCCGCGACGTGGGCCAGGGACTCGTCAAGGACAACCGCATCAAGGCGGCCGGCTTCACCGGTTCGCGCGGCGGCGGCACGGCGCTGATGAAGCTCGCCGCGGCCCGCGCCGAACCGATTCCGGTCTACGCGGAAATGAGCAGCATCAACCCGGTCGTGCTGTTCCCGAATGCATTGAAGAACCGCGGCGAAGGCATCGCGAAGGCGTTCGTGCAGTCGCTCGTGCTCGGCGCGGGCCAGTTCTGTACGAATCCGGGCTTGCTGCTTGCCGTCGACGGTCCCGAACTCGACGCGTTCATCGCGGCAGCAGCGGCGGCGCTCAAGGAAACGGCCGCGCAGACGATGCTCACGCCGGGCATCTGCAAGACGTATCAGGGCGCCGTGACGCGCGCAGCCGAACACGCCGACGTGGCGACCGCCGCGCGCGGCGTCGAGGCCAAGGGCGAGAACCAGGGCCAGTCGGCGCTGTTCGTCACCACCGCCGACGCGTTCCGCAAGAGCCATGAGCTGCAGGAAGAAATCTTCGGCGCGTCGTCGCTGGTCGTGCGCTGCCCGGATCTCGCGTCCATGCGCGATCTGATCGAATCGCTCGAAGGCCAGCTGACGTCGGCGCTGCATATCGACGAAGCCGATTACGCCGACGCGCGCAACTTCCTGCCCGCGCTCGAACGCCGCACCGGCCGGATTCTGGTGAACGGTTTCGGCACGGGCGTCGAAGTCGGACACGCGATGGTGCACGGCGGCCCGTATCCGTCGACGGCGGACGGCCGCTCGACTTCGGTCGGCAGCCTGGCGATCAACCGCTTCCTGCGTCCGGTGAGCTATCAGGATCTGCCTGACGCGCTCCTGCCCGACGCGCTCAAGACCGACAATCCGCTCGGCCTGAACCGTCGTATCGACGGCACGCTGCAACTGGCGAAGTAACGTCCTAGCCTGGCCACACGGGCCGCGACGCGCATCTCGCGTCGCGGCCCGTGTCGTTTTTGCAGGCCGGAAAAATGTGCTCTCCGGACGATGATTCGGATACCTGAGCAAATTCCCGCGTATCACGGCCGATATGGCCTATCCGTGTTTACACCGCTGCCGCATCCGCGCAACATGCGCTAATCGCTTTGGCATCAGTGGGTTATCCGCCAGCGGCGTGCCCTTGTCTGCAAACGGCTAAGGATTGGCGGTTCACAACCGCCGCCGCCGTCTCAAAATGGCGGAAACATAGTGAGCGAGAGCGAGGCGTTTCGCACAACGCCTGATCCGGTTGTACCGCGCACCGATCCGACGCTTTCACATCCATATCAGGGCCATGCGCCGGACGTCCGCGTTCCGAGCGCGCCACGAGGCAGGGCGAAGCAATGCAATGGATTAGTCGCTTGAATTTGGCGACCCTTGATAGGTGCGAAAGGCAATTGACGTCCGAAAACGGTTGAACCATATTTTGGACTGTCGTTTCCCGCCAGCGTGCGTTGCACGCAGCGAAACAATACGAAGGATTGCTGCCGCGGGACGCAGGTCCCGGTGTCGTAGCGCGATCAGCCACCGCGCGTTCGCGCCACGCGATTTGGCAACCTCACGCACATGTCCTTCGAGGGCTCCAGCATGACCACGCGTTTGACGTTTCCCGCATCCATGTTTTCCGTCGTCTGCCAGCGGTGCGGCAGCACGATGCGCAAAAACGCCGACAGCTGCCCCAACTGCGGCGCCGACCGCAATGCCGCGCTCGGCGC
This portion of the Caballeronia insecticola genome encodes:
- the tam gene encoding trans-aconitate 2-methyltransferase, which produces MTTQSADWQARQYTLFEEERTRPVRDLLNAAQAATARTAIDLGCGPGNSTETLLDYAPDARVTGVDNSRDMIDAAKKRLPHVDFALADISAWNAPGPYDLILANAALQWVPDHETLFPALVAKLAPGGRLAVQMPDNLDEPAHRLMREAAADGPWRDKLKGVERTARYRAEWYYEQLKPQCARVDVWRTTYHHPLDGGVDAIIEWFKGSALRPFLAKLDESEASAFLDRYRAGLTTAYTVLADGTVLLPFPRLFIVATR
- the ribA gene encoding GTP cyclohydrolase II, which translates into the protein MKTASPSQDVQPPQHRFGECDECADVELVATATIPTRYGTFGSYVYRVKHTAVEHIAFVMGDVSNGESVLTRLHSECVTGDVFGSYRCDCGEQLDLALRYIAAEDRGILLYLRGHEGRGIGLANKIRAYALQEQGLDTVDANLHLGLPDDAREYDSAAAILRAMNVKSVRLMSNNPSKFDTLLKHDIPVCERVALAIPMREENERYIKTKQARFGHYFEENE
- the ahpF gene encoding alkyl hydroperoxide reductase subunit F → MLDANLKNQLKAYLEKVTRPIELVAFLDDGDKSRELKSLLDEIASLSTRISVVEKEDAAARRPSFTIGEPGKPAGIHFAGIPMGHEFTSLVLALLQTGGHPIKLDDATIEQIRNLDGDYAFETYFSLSCQNCPEVVQALNVMAIINPRIKHVAIDGALFQAEVEAREVMAVPTMFLNGAAFGSGRSGVKEILAKLDSGSAERAAKELENKPVFDVLIVGGGPAGAAAAIYAARKGIATGVVAERFGGQVLDTMAIENFVSVQETEGPKFATALEQHVKSYEVDVMDVQRADKLVPGRVNEIHLANGAVLKAKTVILSTGARWREINVPGEREYRGRGVAYCPHCDGPLFKGKRVAVIGGGNSGVEAAIDLAGIVSAVTLIEFGTELRADAVLQKKLKSMPNVTIVTNAQTTEISGDGKKVDGLTYTDRATGASHRVALEGVFVQIGLVPNTEWLKGTVELSKHGEIVVDAKGATSLPGVFAAGDVTTVPYKQIVIAVGEGAKASLSAFDHLIRASVEDEAVVEEEVTA
- a CDS encoding LysR family transcriptional regulator, encoding MKNTLDVLMSRLRMKQLQLLIALDDHKSLHKASSAMAMTQSAASKALAELESMLEAPLFERAKTGLIPNPFGRCVVRYARVLAADLSALCQEVAQIRAGTGGRLTVGTIMGAVPDIVAPMINEMHARHPDLAIEIVEDTSARMLPMLDDGRVDLVVGRSSVSDQPSKYHYQPLTDEPLCIVVGHDHERTGAREVGFADLAHYRWVTYPSYLPMSALLERELDLAGLPMPSNPISTASPLMTVTLLQQSAELVSILPASVAKVFERHGMLRILPVRMKSKSQTFGIVTRKGGELSPAARQFAQMLREQSRPH
- a CDS encoding NADPH-dependent F420 reductase; this translates as MKIGIIGAGNIGSVLALRFGENGHEVRIANSRGPASLAEVAQSTGATAVEAAEAVEGADVVVVTIPEAKVPNLAKDLFADVPASVVVIDTGNYYPRQRDGRIDGIEAGATESRWVEQQIGRPVIKAFNNIYAEHLRNFGKPAGTPGRIALPVAGDDAKAKAVVMKLVDEIGFDPVDAGAIDDSWRQQPATPVYTADLDAAGVRAALQKADPARKPEWRATDRSPGNFEQPA
- a CDS encoding LysR family transcriptional regulator — its product is MKIDTLGVQAFVAIADQGSFKGAAERLHITQTAITQRLQKLEDFLGVPLIERTTRSMNLTETGRTFLPQARRLLAELSAALVEIRETGMAQRGDVSIACVPTVGVQYLPRVLQAYSARYPHNRIRILDHASSAVAHAVLHREVEFGIKIAGEHHPELQTAPLVEDSYVLVCHRDHPLARRRRIAWRALSDYPLILAGDVSGNRSLIDAALEGSGIELHSFYEVQRSSTALGLVAQGVGAAVVPGLAIQKDAYPSVRAIELIEPAITRALVLVTRRTASLSPAAQALYDMLLGQAASERAAQPRGR
- the ahpC gene encoding alkyl hydroperoxide reductase subunit C, yielding MPIINSQVQPFKATAYHNGEFQTVTDESLKGKWSVFVFYPADFTFVCPTELGDLADRYEEFKKLGVEIYSVSTDTHFTHKAWHDTSDTISKIKYPMIADPTLAISRAFDVLIEEEGLALRGTFVINPEGQIKLCEIHDNGIGRDAGELLRKVQAAQYIAKNPGQVCPAKWTPGAETLTPSLDLIGKI
- a CDS encoding sensor histidine kinase is translated as MSDTSVGGSNGLAAALREQQQALTEQWMKLVFGDQEVEHSDQLTYRQLADHLPGIFEEICVVLESHNMRDQEGAIERNARQHGQWRWKQGYRIDELVRELDLFRQVLLMAIGDYAGAHPDFTRADEEHARLMTDEVVSFVTLASIREAVGERDRKIDEYTGMLERANYELTLRQKLISDLYETRMQITRRVAHDLRNFLNVFSTALQLASRSPAKRDTALGLANRQVADMATLVDEIVEYSKVLGDDSVLTVEAFDLVGLFDELMQSCRLATEAKGLKLVGQLDPSLGSVASNRLKVKQVALNLLSNAIKYTSSGEILLSITAVEGERWKLLVADTGTGIGVADQERVFEEFERAADDDIPGAGLGLAIVKELSRALEGDLRFESAKGRGSVFEITFPMVLVPKDSAPPR
- a CDS encoding aldehyde dehydrogenase (NADP(+)) produces the protein MQLTGNLLIGQESVFGSNGAIKAVNASTGAAIEPAFGGATLADLDRACALAWAAFDVYRETAPEARAKFLEAIAQNILDIGDDLIERCMIESGLPRPRLEGERGRTVGQLRMFADVVRNGDFLGVRIDPAQPERKPLPRVDLRLRHVGVGPVAVFGASNFPLAFSVAGGDTASALAAGCPVIVKAHSAHPGTAELVGRAVQKAVKDCGMPEGTFSLLFDSGRDVGQGLVKDNRIKAAGFTGSRGGGTALMKLAAARAEPIPVYAEMSSINPVVLFPNALKNRGEGIAKAFVQSLVLGAGQFCTNPGLLLAVDGPELDAFIAAAAAALKETAAQTMLTPGICKTYQGAVTRAAEHADVATAARGVEAKGENQGQSALFVTTADAFRKSHELQEEIFGASSLVVRCPDLASMRDLIESLEGQLTSALHIDEADYADARNFLPALERRTGRILVNGFGTGVEVGHAMVHGGPYPSTADGRSTSVGSLAINRFLRPVSYQDLPDALLPDALKTDNPLGLNRRIDGTLQLAK